A portion of the Chroicocephalus ridibundus unplaced genomic scaffold, bChrRid1.1 SCAFFOLD_37, whole genome shotgun sequence genome contains these proteins:
- the LOC134509422 gene encoding C-type lectin domain family 6 member A-like, whose product MTPGGNPSTETAAPAEKRNRPQLCSWVLLISAIVLKASLISICLVAPFFHSGDQPTALQQKFSELQCILEVLQGKEQGWICCPNGWKRFQKSCYYMSTDEMSWAESVQNCTGMGSQLVVINSKAEQGFLTIELQQFPKGTNYYIGLYAQEVGKWQWVDQTPLNEEAAFWRKGEPTNIDYENCTVIHTSSDIYNWNDIRCESHYRICEAAALTDGATLILSSTGR is encoded by the exons ATGACCCCCGGAGGGAACCCCAGTACTGAGACTGCAG CcccagcagagaagagaaatagaCCACAGCTTTGCTCTTGGGTCCTGCTCATTTCTGCCATTGTCCTCAAAGCAAGTCTCATATCCATCTGTCTCG TCGCTCCCTTCTTCCACAGTGGTGACcagcccacagccctgcagcagaaATTCTCGGAGCTTCAGTGCATCTTGGAGGTGCTACAAGGCAAAG AGCAAGGCTGGATCTGCTGCCCAAATGGCTGGAAACGCTTTCAAAAAAGCTGCTATTATATGTCGACTGATGAAATGTCCTGGGCTGAGAGTGTGCAGAACTGCACTGGGATGGGCTCCCAGCTGGTGGTGAtcaacagcaaagcagagcag GGTTTCCTCACTATCGAGCTACAACAGTTTCCAAAAGGAACGAATTACTACATCGGTCTGTATGCACAGGAGGTGGGCAAGTGGCAGTGGGTGGACCAGACTCCATTGAATGAGGAGGCAGC GTTCTGGCGGAAAGGGGAACCTACTAACATCGATTATGAGAACTGCACTGTAATCCATACGAGTTCAGATATATATAACTGGAATGATATCCGATGCGAGAGTCATTATCGGATTTGTGAAGCTGCAGCACTAACTGATGGCGCGACCCTCATCCTGAGTTCAACTGGGAGATGA